ACCCGCGCAATCAGCGCCTCGACGCTGGGGCCAAGGCCCTCGACGATACGCGCCACGCCATCGGCGTTGGGATGGATGCCATCGGCCTGCATGAACGCCCGCACCGCTGCGGGGTCCGTGCCCGGACCGCCAAGGCCCGCAAAGAAACTGTCGAGGTAGAGCGTCCCATAGGCCTCGGCGATTTCGGGATACATCGCATCAAAAGCCTGCTTGTAGTCCGGGCCGTAATTGCCGGGGGCCTGCATACCCACGACCAACACCTCGACACCCGCATCGGTCGCGGCTTGCACGATCCCTTCCAGATTGGCGCGGCTGACCTCCGGGCCAATCCCCCGCAGCAGGTCGTTGCCGCCCAGCGTCACGATCAATGCGTCCACCTCGGGCGTCAGGGTCCAGCCCACCCGGCTGAGCCCGCCCTGGGTCGTGTCGCCCGACACACCGGCGTTGATGATGTCCACATCGTGGCCCCGGCCTTCCATCCACCCTTCAAGCTGCGGGACGAACCCCTGCTCGATCGGCAGACCGAAGCCCTGGGTCAGGCTGTCGCCCAGCGCGGCAATGGTCACCGTCTCGGCAGACGCAACACCCGACCACAGGGAAAAGACAATTGCACCTGTTACCTTGCCCATGCTGATCCGATCTCCATATGACCTCGTAGACGACAATAAAGGCGCGCCGCGATGTCCGATCCAGTCCTGTCCCTGAATAATGCGGCACTCAGCCTCGATGGCAATGCCGGGCGGGTCGATATCCTGCACGGGATTACCCTGGATGTGGCAAAGGGCGAGACCGTGGGCCTTGTCGGCCCGTCCGGGTCGGGCAAATCCTCGTTGCTGATGGTCATGGGCGGGCTGGAACGTGCAACAGGTGGCACGGTTGCGGCCCTGGGCCAGGACCTGACCGCGATGAACGAAGACGCCCTGGCCCGTTTTCGGCGCGGGCATATGGGCGTGGTGTTCCAGAGCTTTCACCTGATCCCGACCATGACGGCGCTGGAAAATGTGGCGACGCCACTGGAACTGGCCGGGGCGCGCGATGCCTTTGACAGGGCGGGCGCAGAGTTGGAGGCCGTGGGTCTGGCCCATCGCGCAGGACATTACCCCAGCCAGATGTCGGGCGGCGAACAGCAGCGTGTGGCGCTGGCGCGCGCATTGGTCACGCGGCCCGAGATCCTGTTGGCCGATGAACCCACCGGCAACCTTGATGGTGCCAATGGGCAGGCGATCATGGACTTGCTTTTCGCCCTGCGCGACAGGCACGGGGCCACGCTGGTCCTGGTCACCCATGCCCCCGATCTGGCCGCGCGGTGTGACCGCGTGATCCGTCTGGCCGATGGCCGGATCCAGCCGCCCGCACGGGCCGCCGCAGAATGACCCTTGCCACCTCTGCCCGTTTTGCCCGACGTGAATTGCGTGGCGGTCTGCGCGGGTTTCGCATCTTTCTGGCCTGTCTCGCCCTGGGCGTCGCCGCCATTGCCACCGTTGGGTCGGTCCGCTCCGCCATCGAGGCCGGACTGGCGCGCGAGGGGGCGGCCTTGCTTGGCGGCGATGCCGAGCTTGATTTCACCTACCGCTTTGCCAGCGAGGACGAGCGGGCGTGGATGGGCAGCGTCGCCGGGGCCGTGTCCGAGATTGCCGATTTCCGGTCCATGGCGGTGGTCACCCGCAACGAAGAAACCGAGCGCGGCCTGACCCAGATCAAGGCCGTCGACAGCGCGTACCCTTTGATCGGCGCGGTTGAACTGTCGCCCGATGTACCGCTGCCCGACGCCCTGTCGGGTCGTGATGGCCTGCCGGGCGCCGTGATGGAGCGCGCGTTGATCGACCGGCTGGGCCTGTCGGTGGGCGACACCTTCCGCCTTGGCACGCAGGACTTTGTTCTCATGGCAACACTGGTGCGCGAACCTGACAGCGCGGCGGGTGGCTTTGGCCTTGGGCCCCGCACGATCGTCCTGCGCACGGCGCTTGAAAACGCGCAGCTGTTGGCGCCCGGCACGCTGTTCAACTCGAAATACCGGCTTGATCTGCCCGAAGGCGTTGACCTGGCCACGCTTGAAACCCGGGCGCGCGACCGGTTCGAGGCGACCGGCATGCGCTGGACCGATGCGCGCAACGGCGCGCCGGGTGTGGCGGAATTCGTGGACCGTCTGGGCGCCTTTCTGGTGCTTGTGGGTCTGTCGGGTCTGGCCGTCGGCGGCGTCGGCGTGTCGGCTGCGGTCCGCGCCTATCTTGCGGGCAAGACCAGCGTCATCGCCACCCTGCGCACCTTGGGTGCCGAGCGAAGCACGATTTTCCAGACCTATTTCATCCAGATCGGGGTCCTGTCCCTGGTGGGCATTGCCCTTGGCCTGGCCCTGGGTGCGGTCGCCCCGCTGGCCCTCGCGCCCATCATCGAAGCGCGCCTGCCCATTCCCGCCAGTTTCACGATCTATTCCGCCCCGCTGATCGAGGCCGCGATCTACGGCCTGCTGACCGCCTTTGTGTTTACGCTGTGGCCGCTGGCCCGGGCCGAAGACGTGCGGGCCGCCACCCTGTTCCGCGATGCGCTGGACAAGGCCCGGCTGTTGCCGCGGATCGGGTATCTTTTCTGGATCGGCCTGGGGCTGGTTGCACTGATCGGCCTTGCGGGGCTGTTCTCGGGTACATGGTGGCTGACACTTTGGACGTCGGGCGGGATCGCCTTTGCCCTTGGACTGCTGGCCCTGGCCGCCACGCTGATCCGGTGGGTGTCGCGCCACGCGGCCCCCCGCGCGCGCGGCCGCCCCGCCCTGCGGTGGGCGCTCGGGGCCATATCCGGCACCCGCGAGGGCGCCGCATCCGTGGTCCTTTCCCTGGGTCTGGGCCTGTCGGTGCTGGCCGCCGTGGGCCAGATCGACGGCAACCTGCGCAACGCCATCACCGGCAACCTGCCGGACATCGCGCCCAGCTATTTCTTTGTCGATATCCAGCGCGACCAGATGCAGGGCTATGCCGAGCGGTTGGAAAACGACCCCGCCGTCAGCCGCGTCGACAGTGCGCCGATGCTGCGCGGCATCATCACCCAAATCAACGGCCAGCGGGCCGCCGACGTGGCAGGCGACCATTGGGTCCTGTCCGGAGACCGGGGCATCACCTACTCCGAGAGGCCCTCGGAAAACACCCGCATCACCGAAGGCAACTGGTGGCCCGCAGACTATGCCGGTCCGCCCCAGATCAGCTTTGCCGCGGAAGAGGCAGAAGAGATGGGGCTGTCCATCGGCGACAGCATGACGATCAATATCCTGGGCCGTGACATCACCGGCACCATCACATCCTTCCGCGAGGTCGATTTTTCGACGGCAGGCATCGGGTTCATCCTGTCCATGAACCCGTCGGCTCTGGCGGGGGCGCCGCATACCTTCATCTCGACCGTCTATGCGACGGAAGGGGCAGAAACACAGATCCTGCGCGACATCGCCAACGCCTATCCCAACGTGACCGCCATCCGTGTGCGCGACGCCATCGACCGGGTCAGCGAGGTGCTTGCGGGTCTGGCCGCCGCCACCTCCTATGGTGCGGCTGCGACCCTGTTGACCGGGTTCCTTGTCCTGATCGGCGCGGCAGCGGCAGGCACCCAGGCCCGCACCTATGAAGCGGCGGTGCTGAAAACGCTGGGGGCCACCCGCAGGCGCATCCTGATCAGCTTTGCCACCCGCTCGGCCCTGTTGGGCCTTGGGGCGGGGGCCGTCGCGCTGGCGGCGGGTATCGCGGGCGGATGGGCCGTCAGCTATTACATCATGGACACGGATTTCACGGTTATCTGGCCGTCGGCCCTGGCCATCGTGATTGGCGGCGTGACGGCGACCTTGCTGGCGGGCCTTGCCTTTGCCTGGGGTCCGTTGGCCGCCCGGCCCGCGCAGGTGCTGCGGGGGCGCGAATAAGTCCCGTTGCGGCAGTGCAGCAAGGCATGGCAGACCTGTGGCAAGCAATGGAATCAAGGATCCCGCGATGACCACCCAGTTGCCTATGCCCGTCACGGCGCCCCTGACGCAGGCCCAGAAAACCCAGATCATCAACCTGATCCGCCGCGCCGCGCGGGCAGAGATCATGCCACGCTTTCGCCGCCTCGACGCAGGCGAGATTGATCAGAAGAAAGATGAAAACGATCTAGTGACCCAAGCGGACATCGCCGCCGAGGCGATGATCACACGCGGGCTGCAAATGGCCTTTCCCCACGCGCTGGTGATCGGGGAAGAAGCCGTGTCCGCCAAACCGGACCTGCTGGACGGCGTGGGCGAGGCCGAACTGTCCTTCATCATCGATCCGGTCGACGGCACATGGAACTTTGCCAAGGGCATGCCCCTGTTTGGGACGATGGTGTCCGTATGCCGGTTCGGGCAGCCGGTCTTTGGCCTGATCTATGACCCGGTGGGCGACGATCTGGTGATGGCCGACAACACCAGCCCGGCCACCTGGCACACCCAAACGGGCCGGACACGCCGCATTCACACGGCCCCGGACAAGCCGCTCGATGCGCTGGCGGGATACGCCCATATCAGGTTGATGCCGCCCGCCGACCGCGCCCTGATGTGGACCAAGGTC
The DNA window shown above is from uncultured Tateyamaria sp. and carries:
- a CDS encoding arylesterase, which codes for MGKVTGAIVFSLWSGVASAETVTIAALGDSLTQGFGLPIEQGFVPQLEGWMEGRGHDVDIINAGVSGDTTQGGLSRVGWTLTPEVDALIVTLGGNDLLRGIGPEVSRANLEGIVQAATDAGVEVLVVGMQAPGNYGPDYKQAFDAMYPEIAEAYGTLYLDSFFAGLGGPGTDPAAVRAFMQADGIHPNADGVARIVEGLGPSVEALIARVD
- a CDS encoding ABC transporter ATP-binding protein, translating into MSDPVLSLNNAALSLDGNAGRVDILHGITLDVAKGETVGLVGPSGSGKSSLLMVMGGLERATGGTVAALGQDLTAMNEDALARFRRGHMGVVFQSFHLIPTMTALENVATPLELAGARDAFDRAGAELEAVGLAHRAGHYPSQMSGGEQQRVALARALVTRPEILLADEPTGNLDGANGQAIMDLLFALRDRHGATLVLVTHAPDLAARCDRVIRLADGRIQPPARAAAE
- a CDS encoding FtsX-like permease family protein, producing the protein MTLATSARFARRELRGGLRGFRIFLACLALGVAAIATVGSVRSAIEAGLAREGAALLGGDAELDFTYRFASEDERAWMGSVAGAVSEIADFRSMAVVTRNEETERGLTQIKAVDSAYPLIGAVELSPDVPLPDALSGRDGLPGAVMERALIDRLGLSVGDTFRLGTQDFVLMATLVREPDSAAGGFGLGPRTIVLRTALENAQLLAPGTLFNSKYRLDLPEGVDLATLETRARDRFEATGMRWTDARNGAPGVAEFVDRLGAFLVLVGLSGLAVGGVGVSAAVRAYLAGKTSVIATLRTLGAERSTIFQTYFIQIGVLSLVGIALGLALGAVAPLALAPIIEARLPIPASFTIYSAPLIEAAIYGLLTAFVFTLWPLARAEDVRAATLFRDALDKARLLPRIGYLFWIGLGLVALIGLAGLFSGTWWLTLWTSGGIAFALGLLALAATLIRWVSRHAAPRARGRPALRWALGAISGTREGAASVVLSLGLGLSVLAAVGQIDGNLRNAITGNLPDIAPSYFFVDIQRDQMQGYAERLENDPAVSRVDSAPMLRGIITQINGQRAADVAGDHWVLSGDRGITYSERPSENTRITEGNWWPADYAGPPQISFAAEEAEEMGLSIGDSMTINILGRDITGTITSFREVDFSTAGIGFILSMNPSALAGAPHTFISTVYATEGAETQILRDIANAYPNVTAIRVRDAIDRVSEVLAGLAAATSYGAAATLLTGFLVLIGAAAAGTQARTYEAAVLKTLGATRRRILISFATRSALLGLGAGAVALAAGIAGGWAVSYYIMDTDFTVIWPSALAIVIGGVTATLLAGLAFAWGPLAARPAQVLRGRE
- a CDS encoding inositol monophosphatase; translation: MTTQLPMPVTAPLTQAQKTQIINLIRRAARAEIMPRFRRLDAGEIDQKKDENDLVTQADIAAEAMITRGLQMAFPHALVIGEEAVSAKPDLLDGVGEAELSFIIDPVDGTWNFAKGMPLFGTMVSVCRFGQPVFGLIYDPVGDDLVMADNTSPATWHTQTGRTRRIHTAPDKPLDALAGYAHIRLMPPADRALMWTKVGAVAYVGSLRCSAHEYRMLATGAVDFVLSGHLNSWDHAAGVLICQQAGGKAAMLDGSDYTATVSTGYLLAAASDAVWDTAATHFADLLSDT